Below is a genomic region from Paraburkholderia sp. BL23I1N1.
GACGTTCCATTTTTGACCCGCGGAGGGGGTACCTCGCAGAACGGGCAGTGCGTGAATGTGGCCGTGGTGGCCGACGCGAGCAAGTATGTGAATCGCGTGGTATCGGTAGATGCGAAGACGCGCACGGCCATCGTTGAGCCGGGCGCGATCTGCGACACGCTGCGCGACGCCGCCGAAGCGCACGGCCTCACGTTCGCCCCCGACCCGGCCACGCACAGCCGATGCACGCTCGGCGGCATGATCGCCAACAACTCGTGCGGGGCGCATTCGGTGATGGCTGGGAAGACCGTGGAAAACGTTGAGGCGCTCGAGATCGCCACTTACGATGGCGCGCGCTTCTGGGTAGGCCCGACGAGCGACGCGGAACTCGATGCCATCATTTGCGAAGGTGGAAGGCGCGGTGAGATTTATCGCAAGCTGCGCGATTTGCGCGACCGCTACGCGGGTCACATCCGCGACGAGTTTCCACAAATCAAACGACGCGTCTCTGGTTTTAATCTCGACCAGTTGCTCCCGGAGAACGGCTTCAACGTGGCGCGCGCGCTCGTCGGCACGGAAGGCACGTGCGCGGTGACGCTTCGGGCCAAGGTTCGACTGGTGCATAGCCCGGCATGTCGCGTGCTGTTGGTGCTCGGCTTCAAGGACATTTACACAGCGGCGGATGCGGTACCGCATTTCAATCGCTTTTCACCCCTCGCCATCGAAGGGCTCGATCGCGGCATCATTCGTGGTCTGGAGGTGCGCGGACTGAAATCGGAAGAGATCGCGCTGCTGCCTGAAGGCGACGCTTGGGTCGTGCTCGAATTCGGCGCCGACACGGTTCACGACGCGCTTTCGCAAGCGCAGGAAGCGGATGGGTACTTCAAGGCGGGCTTGGGTGGTGAGAATGTCACGAGTTTCGTCGTCGAGCAGAAGGTGAAGCAGCAGAAGATCTGGTCGATTCGTGAGACGGGTGCATCCGCTGTTTCGCTGTCGATCGATCCGGCTACGCCAGACCCGATCGTCGGCTGGGAAGATGCTGCGGTCGACCCAATGCGTCTCGGCGATTATCTGCGTCAGTTCCAGACGCTGGTCGACCGCTACGGCTACGAGACGTGCCTTTACGGACACTTCGGCGACGGTTGCGTGCATGCGCGAATCACGTTCGATATTCGAACGCCGGAAGGCGTGCTCAGGTGGCGCGAATTCTTGCGCGATTCGGCGCAACTTGTTGTCGACTACGGCGGGTCACTGTCCGGCGAACATGGCGATGGACAAGCGAAGGCCGAGTTCCTTCCGATTATGTACGGGCCCGAAGTCATGCGGGCAATGGAGGAGTTCAAGGCCATCTGGGATCCTGCGAACCGGCTGAATCCAGGTAAGGTCGTGAACGCGTACCGCGCGGATGAGAATCTGCGCATGGGACCGTCGTACAAGCCCGTGAAGCTCACGACGAAACTGACGTTTGCCAGCCGCGAAGGCGATGGCTTGCAGCGCGCGGTGGAGCGTTGCATCGGCATGGGGAAGTGCCGTTCTCTTGATGGCGGCACCATGTGTCCGAGTTTTCGCGCGACGCGCGAAGAAAAGTATTCGACCCGTGGCCGCGCGCATCTGCTCTGGGAAATGCTGCAAGGAGAAGTTATCACCGACGGATGGAACAGCCGCGAGGTGAAGGAAGCGCTAGATGGCTGTCTCGCGTGCAAGGGCTGCAAGTCGGACTGTCCAACGCATACCGACATGGCGTCGTACAAGGCCGAGTTCTTGTCTCACTACTACCAGCGTCATCGCCGGCCCAGGCAGGCGATGTTCATGGGCAGGATCGGGCAATGGGCGCCGCTGGCGAGTCGTTTTCCATGGCTCACGAATCTTATGACGTCGTCGCGTTTCATCGCGCCTATCAGCAAGTGGGTCGCGGGCGTCGCGCCGCAGCGCGATCTGCCGCTTTTCGCGTCGAAACCGTTCAGACAACTTGCGGATGGTCATCGCGTACGCGACAGGCATCCGAATGCAAAGCAGACGGGCAAGGTCATTCTGTGGGTTGATACCTTCAACGATCATTTCTCGCCTCAAATTGCAAGCGCCGCATTCGATGTCCTGACACTGCTCGGATACGACGTGGTATTGCCTCACAAGCGTCTGTGTTGCGGGCGTCCGCTGTATGACTACGGGCTCATTGACCAGGCGAAGGCCTTGTTGCGACGCGCGGTCGACGAGCTATCGGAAGACATCCTGCTCGGCGTTCCGGTCGTCGGACTTGAGCCCGGTTGTCTGTCCGTGTTCAAGGACGAATTACTCAAGCAGTTGCCGCAGGATGACATTGCGCGAAAGCTCTCGGCGCAAACGCATCTCTTGTCGGACTTCCTCGCCGAAACGGAATTTCAGTGGCCGACGCTCGATGCCGATGTCATCGTGCACGGGCATTGTCATCAGAAATCGCTGTTCGGCATGCATGGCGAAACCGCGCTGCTCGACAAACTCGGTGTGCGCTGGAAGCTGCTCGATACAGGATGCTGCGGCATGGCTGGATCGTTCGGTTTCAACAACGAGCACTATGATTTGTCGATGAAAGTAGCGGAAGACAAGCTGCTGCCGCTCTTGCGCGCAGCCCCGCCGGATGCATTGATCATGACCAACGGCTTCAGTTGCCGTGAGCAGATCGAACAAGGTGTGAAGCGACCGGTCCTGCATATCGCCGAGCTCGCGCTTCGTGCGCTCAGGAGCGGGCATGGCGGCCGTCCGGTTTCTCGATCCAGTATAGCGGGCGGCCTGACTTCAGCTTCAAACAGTGCATCTTTTCGCCCAATGCAGAGAGATCAGGCCTGACTTGCGCTCAGCACTCCTTGATTCGGTGGCCGTATGGAAAAGATGTGAGCGCAATTGGCCTGGTGGACCGAATGCCTGGCTGCGAGGGATTTTGGAGCAGACGGGGGCGGAGCGCGCCTGCACATCGTCGTGGGCGGAGGTTTTGGTATGGCTGTTTTCGTGTGATCAGACACCGGTCTTGACGCGGCGGCGCGTGGGCTACCGCAGACATCAGTGTCTTGCACACCCCCAGACTGCGGCCATTGGCACCCCTTTTCACGTGGGGTAGGGAGTACTCGGAGGACCTGAGGTGCGATCTTGAAGGTCGCCGTACCGTAACCTTCATCAAGGATGAGAAAGTTATGACGAGCGTGGGAATGTCGTTGAGGAGTATGGTCGAGGATTGGTTGGCGCCCGACCCGAACAGAGGGTTTCGGGTCAGCCACTACGGACGATCCAGCAGGGGACGTTACGTTTGCGTCGTCGCAGATAACGGCGGCGGGTCAAAGGCGATGTTCTTTTTTCGACACCGAAACGGAAAATGGTGCATTTTCCCACCCGATCCAGAGAGGCCTGCCATGCGCATCGCTGAAGTTTCGTATGCCGAGACTGAGGGTGAAACCAGACGTTAGAGCGTGTTAGGAACTTTGAGCGCGACCTGGGATCCTGGAGGAATGAAAAAGGCAGACCGCAAAGGGTACGGCACCGCAACCGCGCTGACCGTCAGGCATGTTGTATACGGGCGCGCTCGCGATTTCTGTACGCGGGAGTCGGGCATCATGACGCGCAACGGAGAGCAGATTGTCGTTCTGATTGACCGAGCTGTTCCTGAAGACCTGGCGAACGCTCACGCAGTTTGCAGCGACCATAGCATCGTCGATGCGGTCGTCGCGGCGCTGGGCGACGCGCCGGTGTTCACGTCGATGGGCCCGATCCGCGCAGCCATCGGTGCATCGATCCCGACCTGCGACGGCACACCGTTCGACCCCGAAAAAGAAGCATCCGCGGAGATGCGCATGGGCACCAGAAAGTGGCGGACCCGATACGCGCGGGACATGGAAATTGCCGGGGAACTGCTAGGCGCGATGGAACGCGACGAGTTGTGCTTCCGCTATGAGAAGGTCTGCAGCGCGACCGGTACGGAGTGCGTCAGCTATTGGGAGGCGTTGTTGTGCAGGACCGGAGATGGCGTACCGGTCAGTGTAGGCAAGTGGATTCCCGCTCTCGAACGGCTCGGACTGGTGAGCCGCCTCGACAGATGGGTCGTGACGACCGTGATCGATACGCTGCGTGCGCATCCGGACATGTCGCTGGGCTGTAACGTGTCGATTCAGAGTGCAGCGCTCGGCGGCTGGCGGTCGATGGTCATCGAAACCCTTGCCGGGGAGCCTCAGGTCGCGGCACGGCTCGTCATCGAGTTGACGGAAAGCGCGCCGCTGACCGACATCGACGCAGTCGCGGACTTCGTCCGGGCGCTGCAACAGCTCGGATGTCGCGTCGCTCTCGATGACATCGGTGCAGGCTACAGTTCCGTGCGGAGTCTTATGGAACTGAGTGTGGACATTGCAAAAGTCGATGGTGGATATCTGCATCGGGCCCGCTCGAACGGATGCGTTAGAGTACATTTGGGTGCGCTGATCCGTCTGGCGCGAAGATGCGCTTCGCATGTGGTGGTCGAACGTGTCGAGGACGAGGAAGACCTGCACATATCCCAGGCCTGTGGCGCGCATTGGGTTCAGGGATATCTCTTTGAGCCGATCTTCGTCGCCGGTTTGGCGCAATCGGCGTCTGAGCCGGAACGGACTGATGTGCGAGATGGAAGGTCCTGCGGGAGAAAGGAGAAATCTTGAGCGACATCCTTCACCACAAACCTGAAAGTGGCGTGCCGGTCATCGCACAGCTCGTCGCTGGCATGCGGACCAACTGCGAGTCCGCTTGCAATTTTCTTCCGCAACAATGACCGCGGTTGACGCGTATTCCCGCCTGAGCCTGAACGTCCGGTGTTTAGTTTCCTTCGAGTGCACCGCGATTGAGGTATCGGCGGCGCAATCCAGACTGGGTCCGGGAATGAATGGAGTACAAAAATGTTCGAAAAGTCGAAGCCGCTCACGCTCGAATACGCCCGGGAGCTCGAGATATGGACGTGCGCCTGGTACGACGAAGCCGTAGCAGCAAATTTCGTGCGGCCGCCGTATCACCCTGACGCGATGATCATCAAACGTCTGCAGGGCTACTTCCACGCCGGCCTGGCGCCGGCTGAAGCTGCAATGGCATGCTTCGGAAGGAACCACTGAAACGGCGCCGGCATCGCATCCTCGCTGGGCATGGATGGTCATGCGCAAGGCCGGCAACGATCTGGAAGATGCAATGAATGCCCAGCCCGTTACGCACATGGACCAACCACTGGAATCGGGCAACAACTTCAGCGAAGGTGCGCGTCTGCTGGAGTACCGATGGCGGCGCTTCGGCACCTGAACGAAGGAAACCATCGACGCCGCCGCCTCGAGCGGCTATGGGCGACGGCGCCGCCGCATTCCAGACAGAGTTTTTTGTTGATACCTATGCGTGGTTCAGGAAGAGGACACGATGTTGAACATGACCGAACTGGAAACGTTTGCCGCGGTCGTTGAGTATCGCAGTTTCTCGCAGGCGGCCGCGGCACTAAACATCTCTTCTGCTGCAGCGACACGCCGGGTCAAGCGGCTTGAAAGGTCAACGGGGGCACTCCTCCTGATCCGCGAACCGACCGTGATGCCGACGCAGGCAGGAGAAAAAGTCTATCGTCATTTCATGTCCATCCGGCTTCGGGAGGACGACCTGCTACGGGAAATCGAGCCCGGAAGAGCCGCGACCACTGCGCTGGCACTGGCAATCAACGCCGATTCCCTTGCAACCTGGTTCGAGCCGGTGACGCGCGAACTGGTGCAGTACCATGTCGAGCTTGAGATTCTGGTCGATGACCAGGATCACACGCTCGATGCGCTTGCCCGCGGCGACGTCAAAGGCTTTCTTTCGACGCAGGCGGAGCCTGTGGGTGAGCGTTTCGCGGCCGAGCCGGTCGGACAGATGCGCTATCAGTGTGTCGCTTCGCCCGGGTTCGCCCGCGAACATTTCGCTGGCGGCCTGATCCTGCCCGGCGCGCTCAAGGCACCAGCCATCCTGTTTGACCGCAAGGACAGGTTGCACGACATATTTCTCAGGTCGTACTTCGGCGCGACAGTCGGCAGGTACATCAAGCACTATTTGCCTTCACCGTCGGCGTTGTTCAATGCAATTGTTGACGGCGTCGGGTATGGTCTCGTACCTGCGATGCAGGCCGAGCCGCGAATCATTGACGGCAGACTGGTTGCGCTCGCCCCCGATCACGACGTGATGATCGATCTGTACTGGCATCACTGGGAGCAGGAGCCCGAGTCGCTCGCGAAGATCAGTGCACTGGTGATGGAAGCGGCACGCCGAAGCCTGGTTCAGCCGGCTCCGGAGGGAGACGGCGGCAGTTGAAGGATCATCGCAGATGGCCGCCTCGACGCTGCGTGGCGCGTCTTTCGGCCGCGCTTGTCACGCCGCTCATTGTCGCCCGTGTTTTTCTGGGGACATGTCATGCGGTCCGATCTCCCGCTGTCCTTTCTCATAGCCGGTCCCGTTTCATTTACCTCGATTCCGTCCACCCGGGGGTTCCGCAGTGACGCAAGCGGTGAATGTTACGCCGGCGACGGATCCGGGACCATAACGGTCCATGGAGGCGGGAGACGTTGCCTGCCAACGGGCGGCCACCCTTTTCCAGCGACGATATTCACGCATACATGCCAGAGAACGTTACGATCAAGTCAGTGAAGCATATTGGTATTGCATTATTCGACGGATTTGCGCTCTGCGAGACCGCTTCTGTGATCGAACTGTTCCAGTGTGCCAATGCACTCGTTTCAGGTGACCGGGGGCGTGCAGTGCCGTACCAGGTGTATCTGCTTTCGAGTGCCGGCGGTTGCGTCGCAAGCTCGTCTTCGGTCAACGTGTGGACCGAAAGCGTCGACACGCCGCGCCATGTCAGGCATTTCCAGGTGCTTTTCGTCGCAGGCGGGGCAGGCGTTCAACACATCGCGTGTGACAGGCAGAGCATGGAGTGGCTGCGCCGAACAGGTGAGCGTGCCGGGCTCGTTTATGCCATTGCCGAAGGGCACCAGCTACTGGAAGGAGCCGGGTTCAGATGCGCGCAAGCCGGTTGGTGCATCGACGAACAGGCTTCAGTTGGGGGGAGAACGGCCCTCCGGGCGCCGAGGACGCACGAGGTGTCTCCGGCGATTCGCGCGGCGTTGAGCATCATCCAGGAAGACCTTGGCGGTGAGATTGTGCGCCCGATTCCGCACGACATCATGTCACCGGCGCTGACGCAACTTACCGACATGATCTGTCGAACGGCGACGCGCGATGTCAGCGAGAAGATCAGGGCCGCTGCGCGATGGCTGGAGGCAAATGGCAACCAGCCACTTGCGATCGGGCGGGCTGCCGAGGCGGCAGCAATGAGCGGCAGGAACTTCCTGCGACGTTTCAAGGCGGAAATGGGCGTCACACCGTGCGACTACCTCCTGCATCTGCGCCTCGACAGGTGTTGCCGTTTGCTCGTCGAGACCCGTCTGCCAGTCGACAAGATCGCGCGACGTTGCGGCGTGGGCAGCGGCGGGCGACTCGCCAAGCTGTTTCGCAGGCATCTCGGCAAGACCCCTACCGACTACAGGGCCATCCAGCGCTGGTCGGGCGAATCCAGCCAGGGAGACTGAAACTTCCGAAGCCGAAATCAGAATTGCTCGTCTGAACGCCCGAACGACCAGGGGTAAGATTGCCTGCCCACCGCTCCATTCTGCCCGGCTTCGACGGCCGGACTTCAGGATCGCGCGCGCCCCGGCACGCGGGTGAATCGCCATGCGGCCAGCACGCAGGCGGACGCCAGCAACCCGGCCGGCAGCGGGAGCCAGGCGGGCAGATTTCCGATATCAGTCCAGTTCATCGACGAAACGAGCAGGGAGGTCGCGGCGCCAGAGAGCAACATCCATGATGCGCAGCGCGGCGCAACGCGTCGTCCGGTCTCGTGAAGGAGAAACAGCAACCCGACGGCCGCAACATACACGACGTTCAACGAAACGATGGTTGATACGATCGCCTGACCGTCCGTCGCGATTGCGCATCCGATGGCAACGATCAGCACGCGCGACGCGTGGCCGTGGTGACCATCACTCGCGTGGCCGTGGCGGCCATCACGCGAATATAGGCCCTCAAGGGCCGACGACATCGCTCGCGTGATGGCCGTTCCCGATCCGAGCGCGGCCAGGAGGATAACGCCGATGCAAATCATCCCCATCGCCCCACTGGTCTGCAGCATGATCCATGGGATCGCACTCGCGGTCTCGCTCAGGCCGTACAGCTTGCCGGCGCGAAGCGCAGCGACGACCGTCGCGGCCGGAAGAAACCCCGTCACCATCAGGAAGAGGCTCGCGAGCACGCAGCCCAGCCACGCATCTCGCGGTCGGCGCGCCGCGATGGCGAACTGTTGATAGTCGGATCCCGTGATGACCAGAAAGCCGACCGCTGCAATGGTGACCAGGGTCCCGGCTCGTGGCGCAGTGCATATCTCCGCAATGAAGGACGGCCACGCATGCAGGTACACGGGCAGGCCGCCCGATGCGGCGAGCGCATGCACAAGCGCGATGTTCGTCGCCAGCAGGCAGCACGCAAAGAGCACCGCAGCGATGCCGAGCTCAATGCAGGACATGACCAGCAGCGCCGCGGCGATCAGCACCAGTGCATGGGTTGCCGGCAGGCCCGTCGCGACGAGCACGGCGATACCGCCATGGATCTGGGCGGCCAGTACGCCGGACATCCACACGAGCGAGAGCAGCGCGACGAGCCTGCGCACCACCGGACCGTACCGCTCGCCAAACACGTCCCAGATGAGTTCGCGGCCCCGCCAGAGTGTCGGCGCGGCCAGCGCAAGCCCGAGCATGCCCAGTGCGGTGACGATCGCATACAGACTGCCCGCCATGCCGGCATGCAGTGCCATTTCGCCGGAACCGAGCAGGAAGGCGACACCGTAGCTGGCCGAGACGAGCAGCGCGGCCACGTGGATCGCACCGAGATTACGCTGCAGCATTTTCACCTCCCTGGACTTCCCATTCGCGCACGACGGCCTCAGGGCCGCGAAAGTACGCATGGCAGACTCTCGCCTCGCTGGCGAAGGCGGGCAAAGCCAGCAGCCTGCGCTGTGCGCGAGGCAGGCGGTGATAGGGAATCGACGGCATCAGGTGATGCATGAGGTGGTAGCCGTTGTTGTGCGGGTGAATGATCCAGCGCATGACGCTGCGGGACGAGACGTCACGCGTGTAACTGAAAATCCCGCCTCGCGCCAGACCGAAGTGATCGCACAGCTCACGAAACGTGGTGATCGCGTGAAAGAAGGTGGCTCTCGCCAGCATCCAGATGCCGAAAAAAAGCGCCGCCGCATGAACACCCCGCACAAGTGTCACGGCACCCAGTACGGCGACCCACCATCCGATGATGCCCAACCGCTGCATCCAGCCGAGCCGCCGTAGATGCAGGTGGCCGAATATTGAAGCTGACCAGGCCGCTGGCGCAAGCAGCACCTTGAGAAACGGTTGCCACCAGCCGTCCCCAGGCCCGGGCTGAACGGCGATGTAGTCAGGGTCGTGCGTGGGGTCGCCGAGCCACGCGTGATGGCGGGCGTGGAGTTCCCGATAGAGGGCTAGACCGTTGAAGAGCGCCGGCGCGATGAAAAGTCGCGCGAGCGCGTCGTTGAGCCGACTGGAACGGGCAAAATTGCGGTGTGCGGCGTCGTGCAGCAGGTTGCCGAGCGCACGCTGCCGGTTACCGATCCATGCAACAGCCGCCGGTGCCGTCCACCATCCGACACGCAGCAGGATCAGGATGGCAACGGTGATGCTCAGCCAGTCGAACACGATATCGATGACGACATTGAGCACGTCGGGCGATGTCATGGTCCGGTGAAGGGTATCCCATTCGGGAAACGCGGAGCGGATCAGATCCTGGTCGTGAATTACGGCGCGACTATTCATGAATTACCTCGCATGGATTACCTCACAACGAAGACAGGCACGTCGCCCGCAGCGGATGCGAAATCGCATCGCATGCACATGGGTGACGACAACGGGCTTTGATATTACGAAACCAGCGCGCGCTTGATCCCGCGTTGCGAAAATATTCATGCGGTTGCATTTTCGGCAACGGCGTGCGCGATGTTTTTCGATTCTTGCCGACCGTTTCCGGCGGCAATGAAATGAAGGGCGCGGGTATGATCGGGCGGATGACGTGCGCGGCGCCGCGGGAATTGGAGGCACGCGACAAATGCCAGGCAGGACTGCGAAACGTTCCGCTCTATCACGCAACCTCACGCAACATCACGGAGCACGCCTTGAAGAAGGACTGAAGAGACAGGTGATCGTGTGGGTTACAGCGTCAGTCTGGGCGCTCTATCGTCGATATCCTGTATGGATCCCGGGGTGACGCGGTGCTTCGCGATGAAGATGGTCACAGGCGTTCTTGCTCTAAACCACGGTCATGGCGTCAACTGGGTCCCCTCATCGACTCCGCGAAAGGAGGCTCCGTCACGTGACGATGCGCGATATTCCGCGCGGAGAATCGATCAACGGCTCGGGGAATTTTTCAGGAATCAGCGGGCCGGCCGGCGCCACGAACAGAACGCGCGGCGCTATGCTGGTGCGCCATCGTCGGCCGGCTCCGTCGAGATACAGATCTGCACGCTGGTGGGCGCGTGCTGTCCAATGACGAATTCAAGACGGATATGCGTTTCGGGTGCCAATGCGATTTTCGCGGCCTGCCTGCCACGGGCAAGCAGCGCGTCCTTCTCGATCTCGATGGCCAGTTCGTCCAGTTCCTTGCTGATTTCTTCCCGGCGTCCCATTCCTTTCTCCACGACCGATGGCGATATCACAGGCGCTTTCACGCATGCGTCACAAAACGCTACGTCTGAAGATTAATGTTGGAACGATGGTCGACGGGCATCATTGCAGAATTGTTCTCGTCGTTGACCTGAGCGCAATCACTGACCGCAATCAGCGTGCGAGACGACTGATGCGCGAGTCCTTCAGGATCTGCTCGGCACTCTCGCCCAGCAACTGGCACTGCTCGTAGAGCAGGCCAATGAGTCGCGCCTTTTTCTTCGCGTCGAGCGGCACATCAAGACGCTGCTCGATGCGTGCGACGGCGACCAGCACGCTGTCGAGCGTCTTCTGGTCGAGCCGGTAGTGCACATCGCGGTCGAGAATCATGTTGCCGTCACCCGTCATCAGCCAGACGGGATCGACTGAAAACTGCTCATAGAGCGCGCGCAGCAGTTCGACCGGTACCGCACGCTCGCCGCGCTCGTAATTCGCATAGGCACGCAGGGAAAGGCCGAGCTGCCGGGCCATCTTGTCCTGCGACAGGCCGAGGTGTTCGCGCACCTGCGCGACACGCTGATGGTAGTCGCCGTGATCCGTGGTGCTTGACATGTCTGTCTCACATTCCTAGAGTGATCTTGTGCCTTGATTATAGGAACAATTGAGTAATGGACAAGTCTGGACGTACCTGGATTAAACGGGCGTTTTCTGGAGACATGATGCGTCGACGCGTCATGAAGGGAAAATGATCGGTAGCCGGTTTTACACGCTGGAAGAGATTGCGCGCGAGCTGCATATCGCGCCAGCGACTGCACGCAACCGGCTCACGCTCGGGCTGCCGATGCCACCGTCAATCCGCGTGGGGCGCCGTCGTCTTTTTCCCGCTGACGAGTATGAAAAGTGGATTGCCTCGCAACTCACGCACTCTGGCGCGAACGGGACCGTGGGCGACGCCACTGAGGCGCCCGATCCTGATCCACATGGGCCGGCTTACGACCCGACCTAGCGACGCAAATTCTGTTTCATTAACTGAATTTCCACTCAAGCGATGATGCTGTCCTGGACATCCCACCGTGCCGGTAGTTATCTCCTTCGTCTCCACCAAAGGCGGCGTCGGTAAGACGACCGTCGCCGCCAATCTGGGCGGCCTGCTCGTAGCCTTCGGCCTGAAGGTGCTCGCGATCGATGCCGATGTCCAGCCGGGTCTAAGCAGGTTCTTTCCCGTCCAGTACCGTTCACCGCAGGCTCTGAGCGCTGTCGTGACCTCAGGCGGCAATCCGTCGATCGACTGCATCAGTCGCACGATTTTCTCGAATCTTGATCTCGTCTACTCCGATACGCCCGATGCAGCGCTGCAGGCGTGGCTGAGCCGGCGCGAGGATCGCCTGATGATCCTGCGCCGGGCGATGCGCAGCCCGCTGATCGAGCCGTATGACGTGGTGCTGATCGATACACAGGGTGCGGTAGGCGAACTGCAGAAGTCCGCGGCGATGGCGGCCGACCTCATGGTGTCGCCCGTGAAGCCGGATGCGCTCAGCGCCGGGGAGTTCGCCAACGGTACGATCGCCATGCTCGATGAGCTGAACCGGCTGGCCGACTTCGGCGAATCCTTCCGTTCCGGCGACCTGCTTGCGCTGATCAATGCGCACGAGCGCACCACCAATGCGCGGGCACTTGCCGCCGTGCTGCGGCAGCGGTTTGCCGGGCATCCAAAAGTCCGGGTCCTCGACACTGTGATCCCGTCAGCGGCCGCCTATGCGGCCGCGGCGACGGCGCGCATTCCCGTGCACGACTTCGATCGTCGCCGCCGGTTCGACAATTCGGCCTGGAATGTCATGCACCGTCTCGCATGGGAACTGTTCCCGTCGCTGGCGAATGTGTATGCCGGGTCACCGCGACGTGCGATGGTCGACGTCGGTACGATCAACATCCGGGCTCGCGACATCGGGCAGGGGGCGCTCGCATGAGCGTGTCAGCAAACCCGCTCAGAGGGGTGCGCGAGGCGCACGAGACGCACGAGGCGCTCGCCGCGCAGCGCCTGGACGTGCCGCCCCCGGCCGCCCGGACGCCCGAACCGCAGCTCACCTCGGTGATCCGGCTCAGGATCCTCGATGTGATGGTCTACGAGCGCAATCCACGGCGGGCATCGCATGAGCGCATCGTTGAGCTCAAGGAGTCGATCCGCGCGAACGGTATCGAACAGATCGTGACGGTGACCCGCCGTCCTGGCGAGACGCGTTACGTGGTGGCGAAGGGCGGCAATTCGCGCGTGACCGCAGCGACGGCCCTTTACGACGAAACGCGCGACCAGCGCTTCCTTTACTACGACTTCGTCTGCGTGCCGTACCCGGGCGAGCCGAAGCTGCTGGCGGCCCACCTGCGTGAGAACGACCAGCGCGCTGACCTCTGTTTCTGGGACAGGGCG
It encodes:
- a CDS encoding FAD-binding and (Fe-S)-binding domain-containing protein: MRARVRGEVRFDAGSKALYASDASNYRQIPLGVVVPADIEDLVATLDVCRRKDVPFLTRGGGTSQNGQCVNVAVVADASKYVNRVVSVDAKTRTAIVEPGAICDTLRDAAEAHGLTFAPDPATHSRCTLGGMIANNSCGAHSVMAGKTVENVEALEIATYDGARFWVGPTSDAELDAIICEGGRRGEIYRKLRDLRDRYAGHIRDEFPQIKRRVSGFNLDQLLPENGFNVARALVGTEGTCAVTLRAKVRLVHSPACRVLLVLGFKDIYTAADAVPHFNRFSPLAIEGLDRGIIRGLEVRGLKSEEIALLPEGDAWVVLEFGADTVHDALSQAQEADGYFKAGLGGENVTSFVVEQKVKQQKIWSIRETGASAVSLSIDPATPDPIVGWEDAAVDPMRLGDYLRQFQTLVDRYGYETCLYGHFGDGCVHARITFDIRTPEGVLRWREFLRDSAQLVVDYGGSLSGEHGDGQAKAEFLPIMYGPEVMRAMEEFKAIWDPANRLNPGKVVNAYRADENLRMGPSYKPVKLTTKLTFASREGDGLQRAVERCIGMGKCRSLDGGTMCPSFRATREEKYSTRGRAHLLWEMLQGEVITDGWNSREVKEALDGCLACKGCKSDCPTHTDMASYKAEFLSHYYQRHRRPRQAMFMGRIGQWAPLASRFPWLTNLMTSSRFIAPISKWVAGVAPQRDLPLFASKPFRQLADGHRVRDRHPNAKQTGKVILWVDTFNDHFSPQIASAAFDVLTLLGYDVVLPHKRLCCGRPLYDYGLIDQAKALLRRAVDELSEDILLGVPVVGLEPGCLSVFKDELLKQLPQDDIARKLSAQTHLLSDFLAETEFQWPTLDADVIVHGHCHQKSLFGMHGETALLDKLGVRWKLLDTGCCGMAGSFGFNNEHYDLSMKVAEDKLLPLLRAAPPDALIMTNGFSCREQIEQGVKRPVLHIAELALRALRSGHGGRPVSRSSIAGGLTSASNSASFRPMQRDQA
- a CDS encoding EAL domain-containing protein, with amino-acid sequence MTRNGEQIVVLIDRAVPEDLANAHAVCSDHSIVDAVVAALGDAPVFTSMGPIRAAIGASIPTCDGTPFDPEKEASAEMRMGTRKWRTRYARDMEIAGELLGAMERDELCFRYEKVCSATGTECVSYWEALLCRTGDGVPVSVGKWIPALERLGLVSRLDRWVVTTVIDTLRAHPDMSLGCNVSIQSAALGGWRSMVIETLAGEPQVAARLVIELTESAPLTDIDAVADFVRALQQLGCRVALDDIGAGYSSVRSLMELSVDIAKVDGGYLHRARSNGCVRVHLGALIRLARRCASHVVVERVEDEEDLHISQACGAHWVQGYLFEPIFVAGLAQSASEPERTDVRDGRSCGRKEKS
- a CDS encoding HTH-type transcriptional regulator ArgP, which codes for MLNMTELETFAAVVEYRSFSQAAAALNISSAAATRRVKRLERSTGALLLIREPTVMPTQAGEKVYRHFMSIRLREDDLLREIEPGRAATTALALAINADSLATWFEPVTRELVQYHVELEILVDDQDHTLDALARGDVKGFLSTQAEPVGERFAAEPVGQMRYQCVASPGFAREHFAGGLILPGALKAPAILFDRKDRLHDIFLRSYFGATVGRYIKHYLPSPSALFNAIVDGVGYGLVPAMQAEPRIIDGRLVALAPDHDVMIDLYWHHWEQEPESLAKISALVMEAARRSLVQPAPEGDGGS
- a CDS encoding helix-turn-helix domain-containing protein, with the protein product MPANGRPPFSSDDIHAYMPENVTIKSVKHIGIALFDGFALCETASVIELFQCANALVSGDRGRAVPYQVYLLSSAGGCVASSSSVNVWTESVDTPRHVRHFQVLFVAGGAGVQHIACDRQSMEWLRRTGERAGLVYAIAEGHQLLEGAGFRCAQAGWCIDEQASVGGRTALRAPRTHEVSPAIRAALSIIQEDLGGEIVRPIPHDIMSPALTQLTDMICRTATRDVSEKIRAAARWLEANGNQPLAIGRAAEAAAMSGRNFLRRFKAEMGVTPCDYLLHLRLDRCCRLLVETRLPVDKIARRCGVGSGGRLAKLFRRHLGKTPTDYRAIQRWSGESSQGD
- a CDS encoding sodium:solute symporter, with translation MLQRNLGAIHVAALLVSASYGVAFLLGSGEMALHAGMAGSLYAIVTALGMLGLALAAPTLWRGRELIWDVFGERYGPVVRRLVALLSLVWMSGVLAAQIHGGIAVLVATGLPATHALVLIAAALLVMSCIELGIAAVLFACCLLATNIALVHALAASGGLPVYLHAWPSFIAEICTAPRAGTLVTIAAVGFLVITGSDYQQFAIAARRPRDAWLGCVLASLFLMVTGFLPAATVVAALRAGKLYGLSETASAIPWIMLQTSGAMGMICIGVILLAALGSGTAITRAMSSALEGLYSRDGRHGHASDGHHGHASRVLIVAIGCAIATDGQAIVSTIVSLNVVYVAAVGLLFLLHETGRRVAPRCASWMLLSGAATSLLVSSMNWTDIGNLPAWLPLPAGLLASACVLAAWRFTRVPGRARS